The Aethina tumida isolate Nest 87 chromosome 6, icAetTumi1.1, whole genome shotgun sequence nucleotide sequence taaataaataagtgctTGTCTtaacgaattaatttaataataaaatttacaaactgGCGATATCAACATCATTTAACACAGAAAACTGTAACGTTATATTAGTGAGGTTACGTCATGAAATGACAGATGTCGCCACCATTGCTTTGTTGTAGTTTGTAAACTTCAGATTTGTTTGTATCCACAGgttcaaattttttgaacGTTTTCGTTGATTTGTGCAGTTAATATCCAAAAGGCGAGACACCAGGAACTTTAGGTGAGTACCACTTCCTTTTTCATTACTGTCAATAAGTGTTTACGCGCCGTACCAAAAAACTAGGTTATgcatgaatattttgaaattactttCATTAACTGACAGTcattgaatattcaattttaaacacgaaaactacaaatttcaataaaaaaacaatttatatttcaatacaatttaattaggaAAATCTTTATCAagcataaatacaaatatttgctGATCACACTTTATTTACATCAACTGAACATGGTTAAACTATTCTATAGTTAAAAAGAACACGTAAAACTTattgtatacaaaaaattttcatgtactatcgtttattttttaagtattttctgCTGAAGCTTAGTTTTGAGCTTGTGtgaaatttggaaaatgtGATAAGCAACGTGAACGAAATATTACCATTCTTATAGGACAGacaaccaaaataaaatacccAAACAACTTTTAGAACAGTTTGCctcagtaattattttatgtgtaaaCCTACAAACTaagtaaaacttttattagttGTGTAACATTCCTTAACACTAAgggttagtttattttatagtaatttaaagtGATTTTCACAAATATTGGAACCTGGCAGATCTTATACCactttctgttttatttaaaacttaacatTAATGCTTAAACtacaagattattttttttgtgcaCTTTATAGACCTTGGAAAACTGCTGTGGGGTTTAAAAATAGCTTGAATAGTTTACTTTGGCTTGTCGATCTAAGAATTGACgtgttaatttagtttaaaaattgattaagttTACTGTTGTGGCGTCGTACAAGTGTATAAAcatgtaaattgtaaataaaaaagctcaatcacaatttttttatgttccaAGTGTGATATTATGACCAAATTACTTGAAATTCCACACTTGGAACCACTAACCTACCGCTTTAAAATCAGTCACAACTGGCAAATCACCAGGTGGCCACCGAAGGAGTTCCACCCTTGTGATTTGCCAGGCGTCTGCCAACTTAAGTCATACGCCGAGAAACACCGACCCATTAACCCAACTCCGACAGCACCGAGTCGAGGTCGTGCTTCAGCGATTCGGTCGCGTCTTTCTGCTTGTTGAGCTCGTCCTGCAGCCGTTCGGCGTTCGCCTTCAGCATGAAGTTGCCCTTCTTGAGCGCCGACAGTATGCTCTCGTGCCTGTTGTTCCTGCTCTCCAGGTTCGCCTTTCGCTTCTCCGCCGGCGCGTCCTCGGCCTCGCTCTCGCTCTCCTCCTCGTCGCTCTCGTCCTCTTCTTCCGAAGACTCCTCCTCGCTGGACTCCTCCTCGCTCTCCTCCTCGGTTTCCTCCTCCGGCTTCTCCTCGTCCTCGTTCTCATCCTCGTCTTCCTCCGCGAGGTCCTTCATCAGCGCCGCCATTTTGTCCACCTGAAACAAATTTCGGGGGTGATACTACATTGGGGAAGGAATAAATTGGGGTACCTCTTTTTGTAACTGCTTGAACTTCTTCTTCTCCTCCTTGATGGCGGTTTGGTTCCTCTTGATGATCTCCCTCAAAGCTATCCGTTCCTTCTTGGCGTTGTCCTCTTTGTTCTTGAAGTTCCTGAGCTTGTTGCGCAGGTGCTTGAGTTCCTTTTGGAGGCGTTTCTCCTTTTTCTCTTCCGTCTCCTCGCCGTCGCTTTCTTCCTCTTCGTCGGAGCTGAAGTCCAGATCTGAGTTGTCGGCGCCGTTGGCCATGCTGTTCTTCCTGTCCGAGAAGGACATCCTTTTACCTATAAAAAGATTCACTTGTAATCGTGGTAAAAACAAGACGTAATCAGTGAATTCTGTTGGGGGTGACTGTTAATGTAACATAAGTGGTACGGATAAACTCCACATTAACAACAAACTTTGGTAGTTTTATAACCTTGTGGACTTTCTTGTAAAATTGGATTGCTGTCTTTTGATAAAGTGGTTGAATACTGCTCTCCTGTAAAGTAGAGTactttctttaaaatgatGGGGGATGGAGGgcatacaaatttttagtgaCAGATGATAGTTAAAGCACTTTATGTGCCTTTGCCAATTAGTTACGTTCATAAACCgacattaacaaatattatttacccaTTTGCTCATTAAATCCAATGCCTGAAAACAGGTGCTCACTTAAACTTCCATACTTTGTACTATAATCAATCATTGGGAGGTAATAAATGAAGGAATAGTAGTTACCTTGCATAGCCTCCTGAAGTTTCTTCTCCATGTCCCTGTGCTGCCGTCTCATCTCCTCCAATTGAGCCTTGGTGCTGTCCAGCTCCTCCGCCGACTCCTTGTACTTCTTCTCCAGTTCCTCGGAGTGTTTCTTGGCCTGTTCTGCCTCAGTTTTCAGTGACTTGATGATCTGAAAGCAGCCATAATATTAAGGTTTAACCTTTAAGTTTTGAAGGGTAGTACCTTGTCGTCGGCCTGGGTGCCACCGCCTCCACCACCGTCGCCTCCTTCCGCCTTCCTAGCCTTCTCCTTCTCGAGCTCAGCCTCCAGATTCTGTATCCTGGCCAGGAGCATTTTGTTTTCTCTTATCTGAGCCTCTTTATTGCGCAGCTCTAAGGCTAGCATTTGTTTTGTGCTCTGCAAATCGTCTCGTACTTTGTCGATGTCATCCATCTCGTCTTGTTCTTCCACCGGGATCTCCTCCGGAGGTATGCTGGCCATGGACATGGATTTCTGGATTTGTTCCTCGATGGTCATCTGCCTTCTGAACTTCCTGAGGCCTTCCAACATGGGTTTGCTCCTGTCGTTGGTCTTCACCTTCTTCAGTTTGATGCCTCCTTGAATCTCCCTAAGCAGCTCGTGGTGGCTGTTGTCACCCTTTTCGCTTTCGAAGACGAAGTGGTCTTTGGTTTGATCTTTGGCGTCCGGCAACAAAGGCTGCGACCTGTCGTTGCATTCTACGTGACGCAGCTTCTTCACACCCTCGATTTCCTTGAGCATGCACGACCAGTCCGGTCTCACCTTGGGTCTCGAcctatttgaaataatgtatacatacattttaatagcTTTAGGTCCTCACCTAGCCTCAATTAGATATTTGTTCTTGTAATAGCTGTCGTAAATGCCGAACATTGTACGGCCACTCCGCATGATCAACTATTGAACatatatctaattaaatcCCATTTCCGTTTGACCATCAATTTGACAATGAGCTTAGATAATCGGCGCAGCAAACTCACCGCAGTTGTTCGAGTCTCTTCTTCTGTTGGGAGGAGAGCTCCTTCTTCGGCTCCTCGCCGGGCATCAGGGGAGCGGGAGGTGGCATTGGAGGGGCGTGGGGTATGTGGACTTGTGACATCCTCCTCATGCTTTCCGCACGCACTAGGGCGTTCCTAGTGGCGGGAACTTCCTGTTGATGTCAGagaaatgtgttaattaatgtaaattgtcTCTGGCGATTCCCCAGCTTGGTTGATAGAGGAAGGAGTTCCTCCATCAACAGTTGATTATGGATGTAACAAATGAAACTGTATTGTTTACTGAGTACTTACTGATCTAAGAGCAAACAACCACGGTGGAATAATCATCTTTAGTTAAATTCTGATTTCTGTGTAAGTCTGGAAGAgaattcttgtttattttcgTTGAATTAAGTGGACGTGCACAACTTAACATCCTTCAATTATCTTATGTAAACAGGAATGGAAGGCCAGATagactttaattaaaacacattaaagGTCAATCAACATGGACGAACTTACCTAGTCACTgtccaaaaaaaaattaagaaaaaagaaacaaactaAACTTTGCAGTCCACcaactcatttaaaaataaacaagaacaCCTCAGAACGTATTTCCCaattatcttttgttttgTGAGCCGtcaaaaaaaaaggaaaacaaaTCGGTGGGCGTCAGCTTGTCGATTTTCCTCTCGGGGCCCACCACGGCAAAAATTACGTAAATGTTCCGTAGCGGCGTGAGTGCGCGATTTGATGTTTGAAAATAGGACGGCTGCGGATGGTTGCCTGCCTCCGTTTTATTTACGGCTCCCCCGTTTCTATTATCTCCCAACGCCATTTGTTTACCTTGTCGAGGTCGTCGTCGTTGGTCGGCACCCTGGTCAGCGAGGGTTTGCGTGGCGGGTCCTTCAGCTTCCTGTCCGCCACGCTGTTCAGCTTGGGCAGCTGCAGCTTGTGGTCCTTCTTCGGCGGCGTCTTCTCACGCACCGGCACCGACTTTAGTTTGGGCTTGATGAACTCCGGCTCCTTGGTGCCGTTCTCCTGCGGCTCGCTGGTCTTTATGGACGTCTTCCTCAGCTGTACGCCAGCTGAAATTGTAGGCATTAGCTGCGGGCAAGCTCAAACCGAAAGCAAAAGATGGacaagtgtttttttttttagtggaGGTACGCAAATTTGTCGACAGCCAATGGTGTTAACTTAGTAGTTAGGAAGAGTAAATCAGAGTGGGTACCTAATGGATTGTTTTCAGTGGCGTCCGTAATGCTGTTCAGTTTGGGCAGTgggattttgttttttttgggTATGTCGATCTCTTTGCGCGGCACCGGTTTCAGTTTGGGTTTCTCGAACGTGACATCTCTGGTACCTTCGCCGTTCTCTTGCGACTCTTTGGTGGGCACCGTCACCTTGCGCAACGTCACACCTGTCGGATGAGCGATGGGTTAGACACATGTGATGACTGTGCATGTCCTCGGCCAGTTACAGAATGATTATATGAATCGAACCACCTTACCTAGAGGGTTGTCGGTGGTGGAGCTGTCTGAGGAGTCACGCCGCGGTGCCTTCTTGAGTTCCCACGGCTGGGTGGGAACCGGAAGTGGATTGGGACCCTCCTTCACCCATGGCGGCCTGAAGGTGGTCCTCTGGGCAGGGTTGGAGGCGGCGTCGCCGTTGCTGGTCTCTGTCTTTCCGGAGGCTGGCATTGCCTTTGTGAACACcctacattatttaaattgagtcACAACTTAACCTCCAGTTGATGGTGGATGAAATGGTGGTTAATAAAAAGCATTATTTAGTGATGTGGATTTTTGGCCAAACAGACTTGTTTTCGCGATTGAGATTGCGTGGGCCCGAATTGACGCCGggacaacaaaataaactaaatttagatCGTAACGTCGGACACGTGCATCCTGACTGCTGCAATTTTTACCATGTTGGTGTGTCGTGATGGTTTGACCAGTTGTTAACCCATTTCTTGGGTTATATTTCGGGCTGGTGTTAAAATAGGCGGCTGGTGGCCGAAACTATTAGCACGACGATTATTCATGTGTCCGTTTGATGTTTTACTGTGACAGTTTGAAGGAGCTAAGTGCCATTCCTAAGTTTACAAGCAATTACGATTAGTATAGTTTTAGATGTCTTCCTTTGTCTCCACTCGTCTCTTGCAGGGAAGAGTTGTTGACATTCTTTCATGAGTTTCAATTTTACTGCTCACttgaaatacaatttaatagacATGTGGGAGTATTAAAGCTAttgataaatacatatatcttACTGGTCTATTCATATCCATCATGGAAAACACTAAACAAACATTGTTGGATTCGACctaattctatttataacttttaaacaacagctgatacttttttatataaatatttgtaataataactaaaatcgTTCggttttttaagttaaattaaattacagaagTATTTATTCTCCCGTTTTACAGAGGAACCCAATTTCCACTTCTTATTTACTTAAGCACTTTTTTGGTGTAATTTTGTCAATTGGAGTTTAgtctcaaatataaattagaatgaaaaataaatatttgattcgtTGTTACTTATATATAGTTTAACAAATGTTtcctcttttaattttttctattgtttatcaaaaaagttcattttatttttgtatatttaagtatagtttaaacaaaacttaatagaattagattataaaaattacagagGAAAATAATGAGACAGACGAACTCAATTTTCTCTTCTTTTTTACTTAAGCACTTGTTTGGTGTAATTTTGTCAATTAGAGTTTAgtctcaaatataaattagaatgaaaaataaatatttgattcgtTGTTACTTATATATAGTTTAACAAATGTTtcctcttttaattttttctattgtttataaaaaagttcattttatttttgtatatttaagtatagtttaaacaaaaattaatagaattagaTTACAAAAGTTACAGAGGAAAATAATGAGACAGACGAACTCAATTTTCTCTTCTTATTTACTTAAGCACTTGTTTGGTGTAATTTTGTCAATTGGAGTTTAgtctcaaatataaattagaatgaaaaataaatatttgatacgtAGTTACTTATATATAGTTTAACATATGTTtcctcttttaattttttctattgtttataaacaaagttcattttatttttgtatatttaagtgtagtttaaacaaaacttaatagaattagattataaaaattacagagGAAAATAATGAGACAGACGAACTCAATGTTCTCTTCTTTTTTACTTAAGCACTTGTTTGGTGTAATTTTGTCAATTAGAGTTTAgtctcaaatataaattagaatgaaaaataaatatttgatgcataattgtttatatataagtatgacaatattttttgctttaatttttataattataaacacaatataagtttttttttatatttataatttaagctataaaataaataaatgagtaattgtttgatgaatattttctatattttccttttatttattagtaataatttaagttcaaACTAACAAGTACCTTAAGTGAAGGTTTTAAGATAATAaacattctatttaaaataaaattagaagtcAGAGTTAACAGTAGTTGTAATAATTGTGAATCTGAGACAAATGTCATTTGTTTGTGTGTTGTGTGCACACCCGGACTCACCGTTTCCGCAATTGTTTAGTTCACCGTCCGTCGCGGCGGCGCTCGACAGGAACACGTCCGCGAAGCGGTGGCGCCCCGAGGCGGCGCCCGCGCGCCTCCGCACCGACTAAAACGGCCGCTCGGACTGTCGTAGCGTCGGCCGGCGACGCCCTCGACTGCAACGCCAGTTGCAGCGTCGCGACGCCGATCATTTCGCTTCGGCGTCCGTCGGAATATCGAAAAATAGTTGGAACAATTTCGATCGTTTCCTCCGCGAATTCAACTTAACTACCATGTTGGCAAATTTTTGATCACATTTCGACGATATTTTATCtggatttattagaaaatgttcGACGTGACTGACTGACTGAATGACTGGTTAATTGCGGTGCGAATAGTTGCCCCTTTTGTAGGTCAAATACCACAGACATTCCTTTTGTAAATAACTCCCGTGTTCTAAAAATAGATGGATGCTCAGATTGTCACAGGTTTGAAAGAAATGCTATTAAAAACCACTTTTTATTCagaatttactgaataattttacaatttaagtaACTacgaatcaaatatttttcattctaatttatatttgagactaaactctaattaacaatattactaCAAACAAGTGCTTAAGtaaataagaagaaaaaattgagTTCGTCTGTCTCATTATTTTCctctgtaatttttataatctaattctattaatttttgtttaaactacatttaaatatacaaaaataaaatgaactttgtttataaacaatagaaaaaattaaaagaggaaatatttgttaaattatatgtaagtAACTAcgaatcaaatatttgtttttcattctaatttatatttgagacTAAACtataattgacaaaattacACCAAACAAATGCTTAAGTAAATAAGAAGAGAAAAATGAGTTCGTCTGTCTCATTATTTTCctctgtaatttttataatctaattctattaatttttgtttaaactgtactaaaatatacaaaaataaaattaactttgtttataaacaatagaaaaaattaaaagaggaAACATTTGTTAAACTATATATAAGTAACAacgaatcaaatatttatttttcattctaatttatatttgagacTAAACTCTAATTGACAAAATTACACCAATCAAGTGCTTAAGTAAATAAGAAGAGAAAAATGAGTTCGTCTGTCTCATTACTTTCctctgtaatttttataatctaattctattaatttttgtttaaactatacttaaatatacaaaaataaaatgaactttattataaataatagaaaaaattaaaaggggAAACATTTGTTAAAGTGTATATAAGTAACTATGAatctaatatgtatttttcattctaatttatatttaaaactaaactcTAATTGAGAAAATTACACTAAACAAATGCTTAAGTAAATAGGAAGAGAAAATTGAGTTCGTCTGTCTCATTATTTTCctctgtaatttttataatctaattctattaatttttgtttaaactgttcttaaatatacaaaaataaaatggacttttttataaacaacagaaaaaatttaaagaggaaacatttgttaaactatttataagtAACTacgaatcaaatatttaattttcattctaatttatatttgagacTAAACtctatttgataaaattacacCAAACAAGTGCTTAAGTAAATAAGAAGAGAAAATTGAGTTCGTCTGTCTCATTATTTTCctctgtaatttttataatctaattctattaatttttgtttaaactgtacttaaatatacaaaaataaaatgaattttgtttataaacaatagaaaaaattaaaagaggaAACATTTGTTAAACTATATATAAGTAACTACGAATCagtttatacattaaatatttttttattaaattttctaattatttaaaaacaagtaacaatttactttatttttcatttcaaaatagTGACTCTGTTTTACTCCACTTTCTCATTTAGTTACGcacttatttaatgtaattttgacaaatataatttagtttttaatgaaaaaatatttttttttggtatttatcttttatacaataaatattttattattaaaatttttaattgtttacaaacatgtgacaatttacattatttttcgGACCAAAATAGTGAGTCTGTTGAGCCTAATTCCCTCAATTACTTAAGCACCAGCTTAGTGTAATTTTGACATCcatttaatcaatttgatCCAAATTTTTGTTACCATTTGATGTAGATGAGAAgattgtacaattttaatttaataaatttatgttaattatacaccgaaattatattttgagatGAGACAAACTGTGTcgtaacaaatacaaaatttataacacgTTCGCAGCCCACATTTTGAGAAATTGCCAAGCATCAGGCAATTACATTTTTCGGCAATAATCTCGTATCTTTATAATATCCGTTGTTTCCCGTTCGACGTCCCAAAAATAACGTTGTGTGCGTGCATGTGCGTTTTGACCAAAAAATCCCCGACacgcaatttatttttacggtTCGTTTCAGTTATCGGTACGACTTACATGTTGCTAACACTCCCGTCTCTATTCTAAGCTGAAAACAAGCGgctgaaaatgattttttccgCTGCTGGAAAACAAAGCTGAAACACACCATCAATCAAAGCTGAAAAATTCCCAAGTTGTACATCAAATTGCACAATAatgttaacaataataaatttaaatatacgaaATTACGAAAATctgtttttctaatatttgtaCGCGTGTTTTAGACAGTGTTTACTTGGAAAAGTTGGCAGTTGCAGTTGAAACGTCACGCCCTATTGCAAACTTGTAATGTTTAACAACAAATCAATCTGCGGTTACAAAAGGTATTGGCGACGAATTTACGTCGGATCGAACGTTTTCGGTGGACGTGAACCGGTGCCAAAATACGctcacacattttttttttgcatttgTGCGTTGGGTTAGGTTTTTGGTCATGGATTATTTATAGGTTTTGTCGAGGTTTGAATTAGTGACGTTGGAATTGTGAATCCGAAAACACAAACTGAAGCGGAATATTGAGTTATTGGGACATTGGATTTATGTTGTTTTGTCTAAAAATGAaccattaattttcttatctttttatgttttataactaaatttagataaatttgattttttgtaaatttatgtgttgataaaattatatattcaatttttttaataataaaaacaatttatttaattttaaattcaataaaaaaaaataaatcaaaaatatttctattttattcaatttttgaaaaataattttttattaaaattgtttggaaatttatttatatttttttataataaaagcatttaattaatttaattttaaattcattttatttcatatttaataaaaatacttttattttatttaattttttattaaaattatttagaaatttctattaataaaaataaatttttattttttttaaaaataaaaacacttaatttatttaatttcaaatttaataaaaacatgaattaaagaaatttatataatatttaataaaagatacttttattttattcaatttttattaaaattatttaaaaatttgtattgataaaaatatttctatttcttttaataataaaaacatttatttaattttaaattcaataaaaacataaattaaagaaatttatataatattcaataaaaatacttttattcaatttttggaaaattatttagaaatttgtattgataaaaatatatttctatttttttaattaataaaaacatttaatttatttaatttcaaattcaataacaacataaattaaagaaatttatataatatttaataaaaatacttttattttattcattttttggaaaattattttttattcaatttatttagaaattttttttaataataaaatcacttaatttatttaatttcaaattcaataaaaacataaattaaagaaatttatattatatttaataataatatatttctattttttaaataataaaatcacttaatttatttaatttcaaattcaataaaaacataaattaaagaaatttatataatatttaataaaaatacttttattttattcaatttttggaaaattaaattttattaaaattatttagaatttttttttaataataaaatcacttaatttatttaatttcaaattcaataaaaacataaattaaagaaatttatattatatttaataataatatatttctatttttttaataataaaatcacttaatttgtttaatttcaaattcaataaaaacataaattaaagaaattcatataatatttaataaaaatacttttattttattcaatttttggaaaattaaattttattaaaattatttagaaatttgtattgataaaaatatatttcaatttttttaaataataaaaacacttaatttatttaatttcaaattcaatagaaacataaattaaagaaatttatataatatttaataaaaatacttctattttattcaatttttggaaaattatgttttattaaaattatttagaaatttgtattgttaaaaatatatttctgttttttttaataataaaaacatttaatttatttaattttaaattcaataaaaacataaattatagaaatttatattatgtttaataaaaatacttttatttaatttttgaaaaattattttttattaaaattatttagaaatttgtattgataaaaatatatttcaatttttttaaataataaaaacacttaatttatttaatttcaaattcaatagaaacataaattaaagaaatttatataatatttaataaaaatacttctattttattcaatttttggaaaattatgttttattaaaattatttagaaatttgtattgttaaaaatatatttctattttttttaataataaaaacatttaatttatttaattttaaattcaataaaaacataaattatagaatattatattatgtttaataaaaatacttttatttaatttttgaaaaattattttttattaaaattatttagaaatttgtattgataaaaatatatttcaatttttttaataataaaaacataatttatttaattttacattaaataaattaaaaatatctattatttttagtaaaaatactttaattttgaaaaatgttatttttttcattagaaaatagtctttagttttatttaaaattttagttcaaaatattttcttatttatttttaatttgaataaaaatgtaaattaaaaatatgttatttttatcaaaaatacttttatattaactttaatatgaataaaatatattttaaaatatattatattattaatcattataaatttatagttgttATTGATAACTTTAAGTGTTTACCCATTTTTCATAAACATTAGAGTGctgaaaaaaatatctgttcaaatttattgtcCGAAAAATTAATTCCCAGTCATAAATCAAAATCTATTTTCACTGACCTAAAATCCGTAAacca carries:
- the LOC109604858 gene encoding glutamic acid-rich protein-like isoform X2: MPASGKTETSNGDAASNPAQRTTFRPPWVKEGPNPLPVPTQPWELKKAPRRDSSDSSTTDNPLGVTLRKVTVPTKESQENGEGTRDVTFEKPKLKPVPRKEIDIPKKNKIPLPKLNSITDATENNPLAGVQLRKTSIKTSEPQENGTKEPEFIKPKLKSVPVREKTPPKKDHKLQLPKLNSVADRKLKDPPRKPSLTRVPTNDDDLDKEVPATRNALVRAESMRRMSQVHIPHAPPMPPPAPLMPGEEPKKELSSQQKKRLEQLRSRPKVRPDWSCMLKEIEGVKKLRHVECNDRSQPLLPDAKDQTKDHFVFESEKGDNSHHELLREIQGGIKLKKVKTNDRSKPMLEGLRKFRRQMTIEEQIQKSMSMASIPPEEIPVEEQDEMDDIDKVRDDLQSTKQMLALELRNKEAQIRENKMLLARIQNLEAELEKEKARKAEGGDGGGGGGTQADDKIIKSLKTEAEQAKKHSEELEKKYKESAEELDSTKAQLEEMRRQHRDMEKKLQEAMQGKRMSFSDRKNSMANGADNSDLDFSSDEEEESDGEETEEKKEKRLQKELKHLRNKLRNFKNKEDNAKKERIALREIIKRNQTAIKEEKKKFKQLQKEVDKMAALMKDLAEEDEDENEDEEKPEEETEEESEEESSEEESSEEEDESDEEESESEAEDAPAEKRKANLESRNNRHESILSALKKGNFMLKANAERLQDELNKQKDATESLKHDLDSVLSELG
- the LOC109604858 gene encoding glutamic acid-rich protein-like isoform X1 codes for the protein MVFTKAMPASGKTETSNGDAASNPAQRTTFRPPWVKEGPNPLPVPTQPWELKKAPRRDSSDSSTTDNPLGVTLRKVTVPTKESQENGEGTRDVTFEKPKLKPVPRKEIDIPKKNKIPLPKLNSITDATENNPLAGVQLRKTSIKTSEPQENGTKEPEFIKPKLKSVPVREKTPPKKDHKLQLPKLNSVADRKLKDPPRKPSLTRVPTNDDDLDKEVPATRNALVRAESMRRMSQVHIPHAPPMPPPAPLMPGEEPKKELSSQQKKRLEQLRSRPKVRPDWSCMLKEIEGVKKLRHVECNDRSQPLLPDAKDQTKDHFVFESEKGDNSHHELLREIQGGIKLKKVKTNDRSKPMLEGLRKFRRQMTIEEQIQKSMSMASIPPEEIPVEEQDEMDDIDKVRDDLQSTKQMLALELRNKEAQIRENKMLLARIQNLEAELEKEKARKAEGGDGGGGGGTQADDKIIKSLKTEAEQAKKHSEELEKKYKESAEELDSTKAQLEEMRRQHRDMEKKLQEAMQGKRMSFSDRKNSMANGADNSDLDFSSDEEEESDGEETEEKKEKRLQKELKHLRNKLRNFKNKEDNAKKERIALREIIKRNQTAIKEEKKKFKQLQKEVDKMAALMKDLAEEDEDENEDEEKPEEETEEESEEESSEEESSEEEDESDEEESESEAEDAPAEKRKANLESRNNRHESILSALKKGNFMLKANAERLQDELNKQKDATESLKHDLDSVLSELG
- the LOC109604858 gene encoding glutamic acid-rich protein-like isoform X3, with product MVFTKAMPASGKTETSNGDAASNPAQRTTFRPPWVKEGPNPLPVPTQPWELKKAPRRDSSDSSTTDNPLAGVQLRKTSIKTSEPQENGTKEPEFIKPKLKSVPVREKTPPKKDHKLQLPKLNSVADRKLKDPPRKPSLTRVPTNDDDLDKEVPATRNALVRAESMRRMSQVHIPHAPPMPPPAPLMPGEEPKKELSSQQKKRLEQLRSRPKVRPDWSCMLKEIEGVKKLRHVECNDRSQPLLPDAKDQTKDHFVFESEKGDNSHHELLREIQGGIKLKKVKTNDRSKPMLEGLRKFRRQMTIEEQIQKSMSMASIPPEEIPVEEQDEMDDIDKVRDDLQSTKQMLALELRNKEAQIRENKMLLARIQNLEAELEKEKARKAEGGDGGGGGGTQADDKIIKSLKTEAEQAKKHSEELEKKYKESAEELDSTKAQLEEMRRQHRDMEKKLQEAMQGKRMSFSDRKNSMANGADNSDLDFSSDEEEESDGEETEEKKEKRLQKELKHLRNKLRNFKNKEDNAKKERIALREIIKRNQTAIKEEKKKFKQLQKEVDKMAALMKDLAEEDEDENEDEEKPEEETEEESEEESSEEESSEEEDESDEEESESEAEDAPAEKRKANLESRNNRHESILSALKKGNFMLKANAERLQDELNKQKDATESLKHDLDSVLSELG